The following DNA comes from Triticum aestivum cultivar Chinese Spring chromosome 3D, IWGSC CS RefSeq v2.1, whole genome shotgun sequence.
ACTGGGTTGTAACGAGCCAGGTCACTCACTGAAACAAGATGTAACCAAGTACCTATTGTTTTGACCAATTTTAAACTACATATAAATTCTAGGCTATCAAAACGGCAATTATAGTAGTGAAGACAGTTCCCAATAGGAGGGGAAAAATGTCATACAGGATGAATCCAGAGAGGATCAACTGAATACATGTATAGAAAAACAGCATACATTACAAGTAGCATCTTTTGTTCAgaggtgcgtggaagcttgctatccatgtgccagaaccatgagttggtcgcgagatcttatgggtttcacctctagcctaccccaacttgtttgggactaaaggctttgttgttgttgttgttgttacttTTCTGGTGAACATCAACTATTGGAGCCTTAGGCTGGATAACAGATATCAGATTGGTATAGCCAAATTTATCAGGATATGATCATCAGCTCCATTCAGGCCAGTTCAAAAGATCTCTAAATTGCAAGTGAAAAATAAATGATAACTATGAAGTGAATAAGTGTTTAAAAATCACTACACTGGACAATTGACACTCTTATATGTGTTAATTTATATGTTTAGAAAGGATAGCAACCATGTGAAGAAAACAATTTCCCAGATCATCATGAAAGATGGAGATGAATTCATTCATAAAAGATGAGCATATGCATCACATGGCTAGCTACCACCTTcaatatctataccaatataaaaagagcGAGTTGCGGAGATCCGACAAATCTCACCTGTTCAACcgtatctataccaatataaaaatgTGCCAAACATTAAGGTTGATTTCAGCTCCTTTGCATACGTGTTCACCCTTCTAGCATAAGAAAAATATGGTGCTTTGCTTGAAAAATTTGTGGCTTAATTCTGGAAGGCATTAAGTTTCCATACATGCATGCTTGTGCTGATCAATCCATCCCTCTAAAAACATGATACCCTCTTTCACATGCTTCATATAAGCTATGCACATGCCATCTCGCCAAGCACTGATAACATGTTTCATTTAAGAGATCATCTGAGATTTGCATAATTGTTTTGAGAATGGGCAGGGCAGCATCGACACCGGCCTCGATCAGTGTCGGGGCAATGATGAACCAACAAAGAAGGTGGCTCGGGTAGGGTGGCGCAGGACATCGACACTGGCCACGACCAGCGTCGAAGGATGGGTTGTTGGGATGGAAGGAGGAAgacaaagaggaggaagaagacgacgatcACAAATTTTTACCACCGATAAAAAATAGGCAACCGGTGCACAGTTGCTCTCATAGTATCCGCTAAAGAATTTGGTAAAAGGTGATATATATTCGAAGGACTTCACTGATGTCACTTAGTCATCAGTTTGATTTATTTTCCTGTATtttgcccgtagcaacgcacgagcATTGTACTAGTCCTACCTAATATTAATATGCAATTTATATCTTGCCTAATATTAATGTGCAATACAATTAATATCTTGCTTAATATTAatgtgcattgcacatacacaatTACTGGTCTGATTTAGTTTTCGAGAATAATCACTACCCAGACAATTTTACACTCAGCATACATTAGCATTAGCATCTGCTGTTACGTGCGTGGAGTTGGAGGTCCGAACTGGGATCTGATCGAAGGGGATAGCGAGGCTCGCCCTTAGGCGCATGTAGGGGCTCGTCCCTTGCCGTGACGCTGGAGGCTCTGAACTCTCAGTTTGGGGCAATTTTCCCTATTTCTTGATTGATAATCCTAATACAAACTATCCTCTCTTTATATAGATCAGAGAGATCACAAAACTTGGAAAGCAAACCAGACCCTAACCGTTTGGAAAGTAAAGACAACTTCCTAATAGAAATATATTTCCTAGGGATAAACTTGGACTTATTGGCTGCCAAGGATTAGCCATGTGCCTGCCTAAGGCCCACCTGTTGGTATTGTGGTTACAGACTGTGTGGCAGGTCTGGGCCTGCGGCTATAGTGCTGCCCCCAATACCTGTCCGTAACACTTCCGCCCGCCTGGagaaacagctcgtcctcgagctggaaaTCTGGATAACGATGCTTGAAGTCTTCCAGGGGCAGCCATGAAGTAGCTGTCGAATCAGCACCCTGCCACTGCACCAATACTTCAGGGACTCCCTTGAACAGACGTGAGCGAAGCACAACAGCCGGAGTTGGAACCACCCTGCCATGTAAGATGTCCGGTAATGCAGGAGGGGTATCTGGGGGCGGACCATGATATTTTTTTGAGGAACAccacatggaatacatcatgaatcCGTGCATGAGGTGGAAGCTGCAACCGGTATGCCACCTCACCAATGCGCTCAAGAATTTGATATGGTCCAAAGTATCGTGGAGCGAGCTTGGCATTGCTGTGCGCACCCAAGGATGCCGTGGGCCGATGCTGAAGGTGAAGCCAGACCCATTCTCCAATGGTGAAGGCAATGTCACGGTGCTTCTCATCATGCTGGATCTTCATGCTATTCTGAGCTTGGAGAAGGCGATCCCGTATGTCAGCAAGGAACTCGTCACGGTCTGAGAGGGCACGGTCCACAGCTGCTACTTTTGCAAGGCCTGGCTCATAAGATACAAGCATCGGAGGCGGACGCCCATATACCACCTCGAAAGGAGTAGCTTTCAGGGCGGACTGAAAAGATGAGTTGTAGCAGAACTCAACCGAAGGAAGCCAGTGAGGCCACTGTTTAGGACGATCGCCCACTAAACACCGCAAGTACATGCCAATGATGCGGTTCAGCACTTATTTTTGTCCGTCAGTGGGATGAAATGCAGAACTGAGTTGTAGTTTGACACCAGCGAGGCGGAAACGCTCGGTCCAGAAATTGCTGGTAAATACTGGGTCACGGTCGCTCACAATGGACGTCGGAAATCCATGTAGAAGAACTATGTTATCGACGAAGGCCTTGGCAACAGAGCTAGCAGAGTATGGATGTCCCAAAGCAATGAAGTGGTTATATTTCGAGAAACGGTCAACAACAGTCAAATGACTGACTTACCACCCACTTTCGGCAGGCCCTCCACAAAGTCCATGGAAATGTCTGTCCAAACATGTTGAGGGACTGGAAGGGGTTGGAGAAGGCCACCGGGAAGATGCTCAGTCTTGTTGCGCTGGCACACGACACAAGACCGCACAAACTCCTCCACCACTGCTCGCATGCAAGGGATGTAAAAATTGGCACGCAATCGGTGAAGTGTCTTCTGAACACCCATGACCGGAGTCGTGGGCATCTGCCAAGATTGCAGGGAGGAAAACTGAGGCTGTTGTGATGTAGACCCGACCTTTATGGAGAATGAGGCCGTCGGTGACACTCCAAGGCCCTGCAGCCATCCCTGCTTTAATGGAGTCACGCAACGCTGTGAGGTCTGCACTAGTGGCAATTTCCTGGCGCAAATCATCAAAAAGTTGAAACTGAGGACATGAGAGAACAAAGACAGCCCCTAGCTCCTCCTCGTGGCACCTGGAGAGAGCATATGCCACTGTATTTTGACGGCCTGGTCGATACTCCACAGTGCAGTCATATCCCAGCAGCTTGCTTACCAATTGATGTTGCGGAATGGTGGAGAGGCGCTGGTCAAGCAAGTATTTCAAACTATAGTGATATGTTCTTATTTTGAAGCTTCGGCCCCACAAATACGGCCTCCAATGTCGATCAGCTTTCACCAATCCAATTAGCTCACGCTCATAAGCTGCTAGCTTGACATGGCATGGTGCCACCGCCCTGCTGAAGAAAGCAAGAGGTCTGCCCCCTTGGTGTAGCACGGCTCCAAAGCCCGTGCCAGACGCATCATAGTCCACCAAGAATGGAGAGTTGAAGTCCGGTAGCTGCAAGGCAGGTCCTGCTGCGAGTGCCTGCTTGAGTGTGTGAAAGGCTGTGTCAGCCTCCGGGGACCACAAAAAGCCTTCTTTCTTGACGAGCTTGGTGAGTGGAGCTGAGAGCACTCTGTAGTCCTGGATGAACTTGCGATAATACCCAGCAAGCCCAAGGAACCCGCTAAGGGCGCGGACACTTCGTGGTTTTGGCCATGCCTCCACCGCTTCCACCTTGGCCGGGTCCATGGCGACGCCGTCTGCTGAGATGATATGGCCCAAATAGGCCACTTTGCGCTCACCAAAGAAGCACTTAGAGCGCTTCAGGATAGCTGATGCTGCTGTAGGAGAAGCAAGACAGCACGAACATGACGAAGGTGTTCTGTCCAAGACTTCCTGTAGATCaaaatatcatcaaagaaaacgagTACAAATTTCCGAAGAGAAGGACAAAGAACAGCATTCATCAAGGCTTGGAACGTGGCTGGTGCGTTGGTGAGGCCAAAAGGCATCACCAAAAACTCGTAATGGCCGTGATGCGTGCGGAAGGCCATCATCTTGGCATCTGGCTCGTGCATCCGAACCTGATGATACCCACTGCGGAGATCAAGCTTGGTGAAGAACGAAGAACCATTGAGCTCATCCAGGAGCTCGTCGACAACCGGAATCAGGTATTTATCCTTGACAGTACCATCATTAAGTTGGCGGTAGTCCACGCAAAACCTCCATGTGCGACCTGTTTCTTGACAAGAATCACCAGGGAAGAAAATTCAGAGTTACTTTCCCGGATGATACCTTGCTGGAGCATATCCTCACATTGGCGTTCAATCTCATCCTTCTGGAGCTGAGGGTAACGGTATGGGCGAACTGCAATAGGGGTCGTTCCTGGCAAGAGCCGAATGCGTGGTCGCACATGCGCACCAGTGGTAAGCCACACAGTTTATCAAACAGAGCCTTGAACCCTTCCAGAAGTATGGCCATGTGGTCATCGGTGGCACATGAATGGACCTGCAGTGGCCCTTCGGACATGTTGATGCTGTGCCAAATGACCTGGTGATCTTTCTTCCAAAACGACATGGTCAAGTGCTCAAAGTCCCAAAGTATGGGCCCCAGTGTGCGCAACCATTGGACGCCAAGTACCAAGTCGAAACCATCCAAGGGAGTGGCATGACAGTCAATGACAAACAGCTCGCCAAGGACATCCAGCAAGAGGCCCTGCACACATCCAGCACTCGAAACTTTGTCCCCGTTAGCCACGGTTACTTGAACCCCGGGCGTTGTTCAAGGGAAATTCCCATGCGACTGGCTGCCTCCTCAGCTAGAAAATTATGTGTGGATCCTGAGTCCACCGGAGCCCTGAGACGACCTCCAGCAGCTTGGACATGTAGCTGCATGGTCTTGCCAATGCATATACCCGTAAGTGCACGCACCGAGATGGTTGGCGTGCCATTGGTTGACGCTCCTGGACCTCTCGCAGTAGTGTCAGATGCTGCCAGGGCGAACACTTTCTCAACTGTGTCAGCATCAACGTCGTCAGTGTCTTCCCCATCAGGCACCTCGATCCAAAAAAGCCGGGCACAACGGTGGCCACGGGCGTACTTCTCATCACAGTTAAAGCACAACCCTTTAGTGCGCCGGTCGGCCATCTCTGTTGGGGTAAGTTTCTTGAATTGCCTAGCAGGGAGGGGCTGTCCGGCTGGGACAGCAGCAGGCTGTTTGGGTAGGGAAACAGCGACCGTTGCTGTTGCCTTGGTTGCTTTGGACGACAATATTGTGCCTGAGAGTGGTGTGGTTGTGTCCTCATCATCTGTAAAACAACCCTGCTCATAGGAGAGTGCTAAGCTCATGGCAGCCTCAAGGTTCGATGGGTACTGCAAGTCCACATCAGTACGGATGGGCTTGCGTAGCCCAGCAATGAACAACTCGATCTGTTGCTCTTCTGAAAGACTCTCGCACCTGCAAACAAGAGTGAGGAATTGCTTCTTGTAGTCGCATACCGAGCCTGTTTGTTTCAAGTGTTTAATTTCCGCCAGCCGACTAGTCCTGATCCTTGGCCCAAAACTGCGGTTCAGGTATTTGACAAACTTTGGCCATGGTGGTTCGCCATGCATCATCTCCAGCCGGCTGTACCATAGTGCAGCATCATCGGTTAGGTGATAGGAGGCCATCCACGCCTTTTCCTTGTCCTCCGTCTGGTGGCCCTTGAAGAAGCACTCGACACGGTTCAACCAAGGCAACGGGTCGCCCTCCCCGTTATAGGTAGGGAATTCCAGCTTGTGGAACTTTGGAGCCTCCCGGTAGGCAAACGGTGCAGCCAGTGCAGCAGCAGCTGTGTTGTCAATCTCATCTTCATCTTTGCTCTGTGCCTTGCTGGATCCTCCCTTCTCCAGAAGGTCAATGGACACCCTAGCAGCCGCTAGTTGTTCCGTCAATGCTGCGACATCAGACCGCAGCTCGGGTAGTGCTTTGAGGTCAGGtagaaaagggggggggggaattggtgGCTGTTGGTGGTGGGTGGCCGAGGAAGGTCCTCTCTGATACCAAGATGTTACGTGCGTGGAGTTGGGAGGTGGAAACTGGGATCTGATCGGAGGGGATAGCGAGGTTCGCCCTTAGGCGCATGTAGGGGCTCGTCCCCTGCCGTGACGCTGGAGGCTCTGAACTCTCAGTTTGGGGCAATTTTCCCTATTTCTTGATTGATAATCCTAATACAAACTATCCTCTCTTTATATAGATCAGAGAGATCACAAAACTTGGAAAGCAAACCAGATCCTAACCGTTTGGAAAGTAAAGACAACTTcctaatagaaatatatttgctaGGGATAAACTTGGACTTCTTGGCCGCCAAGGATTAGCCATGTGCCTGCCTAAGGCCCACCTGTTGGTATTGTGGTTACGGACTGTGTGGCAGGTCTGGGCCTGCGGCTATAGTGCTGCCCCCAATACCTGTCTGTAACATCTACTACCCCCCAAAAGTTGTATCGTATATACAAGAGCAACCAAGAGATGGTTGCTAGGCATGTCAATGCATTTAGCCATGTACCTTGATTTCTTGTTTGGCTATTTTACTGGGAGTACAATTAATCAGAACCGAAGAAGATCCACAATCAGAAGATGGTTGCTTATTTAATGGTATACACTGTAAAACAATCAAGTCGCATTGATAAGAAAGAGCTCAATGCTACAGAGGAAATGAAAATTAGCAATAAAAGATCCGAGTACTACATATACATACCGGAAAGGGGATTGATTGTACAGTACCGACAACCACATCTGAACTCGTAACAAGGAAATTACTGCCATTAACAATCATCTCATTTCCAAATAAGGCTTCAGTGTTGCTGCAGAACCACATCAAGCTATAAGTTTATTAAACCGGTAATAGTATCGTACCAACTATCCATACTTGTTGTTTCATTTGATTTCCAACCTTACCTAAACAAGTAGTCAAAATCATCAAAATCTCCAATATTGCCCCAGTCACAGTCGAGAAGGTTGTTGCTCTTTTCTTCATTCTCATTGCCAAACACTTCAGATTCACCATCCAGCTGCACTGTATATGGGCTAACGAAAGATATATAATTTGCTTTGAAAGTATTGTGTCTTTACCTTTTTTTTTCCTACATGTGTGGCATGTTTGAATGTAGAAATGTTAAATAATGAAACAAACCTGACACGCTTCTGGTAACTTTTTGTAAACTAGATGCAGAATTGAAATCCAAATATGTTGATGCTATATTATAGTCATTGTAGTTTCTATCAAATGCAGTGCTCGGGAGAGGCAGGTCAGGCCAGGATTCTATGTCAAGTTGTGCAGCTGAATAATGTCCACTAGCCTCAGTGGCAGCCTGCTTTTCCAAACCAGGATGTTCAGTTTGACCCCCTGAAGTACATTCAGTAAGGCCCACAACACTAGCTGCTTCATCATCATTCTTCTTCTGGTCTCGAACACAGATTGATCTACTATCCTTCGTATCCTTGGGGCAAGGTGTTATATGGTCTTCATTCTCCCTGAGTTCAGCCCAGATTCCATCCCCTACCTGCATTTCAAAACCAAAGACTAAATCATCTGGATAAAAAGTAGCAGTGTCTCTGCGTCGCTAATCAAAATTAATTTGCGCATCATActgaggagggttgtgataggcttggcgagacAACgtcaaaactcagccactcttatggagataaAACCCAAAAgaggcgtaaccctctcagcgacgcgccacatcggaacccgggtgtggtgtcaaatgggcaagggccgggccgtcatcCCCTCGATGGCGCACCGTATCTTGAtctggatacggtggcaagtgagcgaggatcgggtcgtcgcatccttagtggcgcacTACATCgtcgcccggatgtagtggaaaatgagcaagggtcttcacatttgactcgacgagtgcgaagggtaaggaagctagccgagtctaggaggattcgcttaggtagctggaacgtagggtccctaacagggaagcttcgggagctagttgatgcagcggtgccgagaggtgttgatatcctttgcgtccaagaaaccaaatggaggggacagaaggcgaaggaggtggaggataccggcttcaagctgtggtacacgccTCAAGTACGGAGTGGTAGAcatcaagagacgtggggaccggattatcctggtcaagctggtagttggggacttagttctcaatgttatcagcatgtatgccccgcaagtaggccacaatgagaacaccaagagggagtacTGGGAGGCCTGGAGGACATGGTTAGAAGTGTATGATTGGCGAGAAGCtgttcataggaggagacctcaatggccacgtgggtacatctaacacaggttttgaagggatgcatgggggctttggctatggcatcaggaatcaaggagaagatgtcttaagctttgctctagcctacgacatgatcgtagctaacaccctctttaaaaagagaggatcacatctagtgacttttagtagtggtcgACACTCTAGTCAGATTTATTGAGACAAGTACATTACCCTCattaaggacatgtacaataatgttgagacaagtgttcaaacaagtgatggcgacactgatgacttcccgattaaaatAGGACTGCACCAGGGGTCATCTTTGAGGCCTTATCTTTTTTGCTTTGGTGAccgatgaggtcacaagggatatacaaggagatatcccatggtgtatgctctttgcagatGATGTGGTGGTAGTCAACGATACTCAGATGGGGGTCATAGGAAGTtaagagttatggagacaaaccttggaatcggaAGGTTTTAGGCTTAgaagaactaaaaccgagtacatgaggtgcggtttcaATACTACTAGGCACAAGGAGGAGGTCAGCCTTGATGGGCAGATGGTGCCTCacaaggacacctttcgatatttggggtcaataaTGCAGAAGGATGGgtgtattgatgaagatgtgaaccatcaaatCAAAGCCGGATAGATGAAGTgcaccaagcttctggcattctctgtgacaagaaaGTGCCACAAAaactaaaaggcaagttctataggacggcggttcgacccacaATGTCGTATGgcactgagtgttggccgactaaaaggcaacATGTTCAACAGTTACGTGTGGtggagatgcgcatgttgagatggatgtgtggccacacaaggaaggaccgagtccggaatgatgatatacgagatagagttggggtattaccgattgaagagaagcttgtccaacatcatctgagatggtttgggcatattcaacgcAGGCCTCCGGAAGCTCCAGTGCACAGCGGACGGCTAAAGtgtgctgataatgtcaagagaggtcggggtagatcgaacttgacatgggaggagtccgtaaagagataCCTGAAGGATTGGAATATCACCAAAGAGCTTGCCATGGACAGggatgcgtggaagcttgctatccatatGCCAAAACAATGAGTTGGTCGTGAGATCTTATGGgattcacctctagcctaccccaacttgtttgggactatgTTGTTACTGTTTTTTAGTCTCACATCATAAAATTTAGCAAATCGCAAACTCTATCACCTGCCTCTATTTAAATTTGTAATTTGATGAAATGTTAATATTCTCAAAATGTATAAAAGACCACGAATATTCAGGGAGAATAAAGAACATGTAGTCCAGTTCAAAACAAGCCAGTAAATCTATTCAAACTCTAATACGATCTCTAAACTGACTGGACTCTTTCCTAACGAAGTTGCTTAATCAACTAGGACACTAATGTAACAAGTACTTAAGCCGATTGAGTAGAGGAGTGAGGCATCGGAGAAGACTGCCCCttgagagaagtgcatatttcaaccccGAACTCATGCCCTAGTCTAGACGGTATTGGAGCTTGGGGTTGTAAATTAACTAGGGCATGAGTTTggggttgaaatatgcacttctccCAATGCCCTTCTGTTCTTCCTGTTCATCCCACCtgcctctatctctctctcaaacAATAGTAATCACCTGCGTGTGGGGTTCAGGACTAGCGAATGTAACCAGTACTTAAGTCAAAAGCGTAGAGGAGTGAGCCATCGAAGAAGACTGTAGCAAATCCCTTTCTGGTCTTCCTATTCTTCCCACCTACCTctatcgctctctctctctctctgttagggCATGGCTAGCTACTGACTGGATTATATTGTGAAAGAAGAAACTTAGAAGATTTTAGTGCAAATTGGCTCGAGTTGCTAGGGTTTCTAttgcaaaatactccctccgtcccaaaataagtgtctcaactttgtactaactcaagtacaaagttgtactaagcttgtactagagcttagtacaactttgtactagagttagtacaaagttgagacacttattttgggacggagggagtaggaaatTAGGGCACTGTAGCACGCCACAGGCGGTTACGGTTACAACCCAATTACACAATTACATAAAGTTGGTCTCAAACGCAAAGAAATGGTGCTTTATAGCCATTACAGTCGTAAGCAGGTGAAAAGCTAAAACAGAAAGCAAAGGCAACCAGTCAACGTTGCCAGATGCTGAACAATGATGCGAGAGAGGTGGTGTAGCATCCGATCTTCGATCAGCGGCTGACAATGAACATAAACGGGCGAACCGGTATCAAGCGACGTGAGCCCTACGATCAAGGATGAACGTCGAGCGCGACCTCAGGAGCATCACGCGGAGACAGTAGAAGTGTCACTATTCTTCAGTTGATTCAGTCTCGAACCTGAGAATACCCCCCAATTGGGACAATGCTTGTCCTCAAGGCTGAAAGGAGGGAAAAAACTTTTATATAAATGTTGAGTCCTCCCATGTTGCTGCTTCGATCGACTTGTTCGCCCATTTGACTAGCAAACATACAACAGGAATACTGATGTTCCCCTGTGGTCTGGGAATCAATTTCCTTTCCAGTACCTTTTCTGGCTCCATTTTGATCAGTCCATTCTCATCCACTAGAGGCAAGTGACGAGTTGGTATGACATGAGGGCTGACATGCTTATTGAGCTGCCTGACATGGAAGGTATGATGTAGTTGACACCCTTCTGGAAGGAGCAATTTATATGTAGTGTTCCCAATTTATAGCAGCACTCTGAAGGGACCATAAAATTTGGAATGGAGTTTCAGGTGTTTGTGGAGACTAAGTGAGGTGTGCCTGTAAGGTTGAAGCTTGAGATAGGCCATGTCACCCACTTGGAATTGCCTGTCAGTTCTCTTCTTATCAGCAAAGTACTTCATTCTGTCTTGAGCTTTCAGCAAATTTTTCTTGATCACTTCCATTGCTAGCTCtctgttttgtaataagttctcacTGTCCTCACAAATGGAGTCAGGTAGTGTAGACTCAGCTACCATGAGAGGTGGAAAACCATACAGAGCTTGAAATAGGGTCATTTTCAGGTAGGTATGAAAACTGGTGCTAAAATGGGGTCATTTTCAGATAGACAGATTGCAGCAACACTACACACATACAAAATATTTGTTGTGCTTTTTCCCCTCTCAAGCACGTGGCGCAGCATTCCAGTACTCCTCGAAGCAATAGGCAGTCTTACCGGCTACATCCgtaactagtactagtagtaaaccaTGACTGCTCCCccgtcaaaaaaaaaaaacatagAGATGTCAAAATGACTTGCTCTGCTGCGCAACCACGCTCAGACCTCCATGGAAAGCATCTCCTACCCCTTCTCAAACCACCACATCTAAACCTAGAACGCAACATACATGACACGTCGTGAACACATAGCAGATCTAACCGTGTGAGGAGAACGCAAATTAGAACAGAGCAGAGAAGAGGGAGGCGGCGGCACACCTGCTGTTGGGATTCCCCGTTGCAATCAAACATCCTCCTCCAGCTCAGGTAGCGGCGACCGCGCCCGATTCGTGCTGTCTCCCGGGTGCCAGCGGTAGCATATCCAGACGGCTACGaacaaaagagagagagggagaggaaaatCCTCAAATTCGCAGACGGCCTCTTCCCCCCTCCCTGtcttctctgctctctctctctttctccccccAACCGAGACGAGAGGAGTCGAGTCCAGGGAGCGGCAGACGCGTGGTGGCCGGCAAATGGCCGAGCGGTGGGGTGGGGCTTGGACCGCCACGTATGCAAGGAGTGGCATCCGGGTAGTGGCGGAGAGAACTCGATCAAATGCCGCGCTCCGATTGGCCCGGGGGGTTTACTGTTAGTAAAGCaacttaggctggccatagtgggtaacataagtagtatcatgcatttgggagtcgcaaacatgcttatgtggcaggcaattaaagaagaaaaAGATGGTTATAGtgacataggtagataccgtaacataataaatgtgatgctactatgtgtcatgcatgacaataaatgagaccatctatgatactaatctatgacactatgcactatagaggtagtaacatagactagtaacattactagtctaagttactccccactatgaccagccttatgtaTCTGGGTGTGTCTAGGGCACGTCTAGATGTaccctagttattgcacatctaagtgagtgaatcaagcaaaa
Coding sequences within:
- the LOC123078356 gene encoding uncharacterized protein isoform X3, producing MFASQMGEQVDRSSNMGGLNIYIKVFSLLSALRTSIVPIGGYSQVGDGIWAELRENEDHITPCPKDTKDSRSICVRDQKKNDDEAASVVGLTECTSGGQTEHPGLEKQAATEASGHYSAAQLDIESWPDLPLPSTAFDRNYNDYNIASTYLDFNSASSLQKVTRSVSVQLDGESEVFGNENEEKSNNLLDCDWGNIGDFDDFDYLFSNTEALFGNEMIVNGSNFLVTSSDVVVGTVQSIPFPCIPLNKQPSSDCGSSSVLINCTPSKIAKQEIKLDARTRLCI
- the LOC123078356 gene encoding protein LNK2 isoform X2, which gives rise to MFASQMGEQVDRSSNMGGLNIYIKVFSLLSALRTSIVPIGGYSQVGDGIWAELRENEDHITPCPKDTKDSRSICVRDQKKNDDEAASVVGLTECTSGGQTEHPGLEKQAATEASGHYSAAQLDIESWPDLPLPSTAFDRNYNDYNIASTYLDFNSASSLQKVTRSVSVQLDGESEVFGNENEEKSNNLLDCDWGNIGDFDDFDYLFSNTEALFGNEMIVNGSNFLVTSSDVVVGTVQSIPFPCIPLNKQPSSDCGSSSVLINCTPSKIAKQEIKGDVKKRQLKSQRKPDDGSKSKTSNNTSGFSQNQGHQQPDSLHSLSEPPVQHFQTRQYALLHDSKNMEQFQDAIQLAFPGYGYPAYPCPTIPAVSNIQAEGHQTNPKAACYQTSVDPLKQSSSTEKPQDMPSRALMMTPQEKIEKLRRRQQQHALRAIQQQQQQFCQEGSGRDTLVPRAYSRRNKNSDSLGSSAGCQDSTLHLRQSASIGS
- the LOC123078356 gene encoding protein LNK2 isoform X1, whose amino-acid sequence is MFASQMGEQVDRSSNMGGLNIYIKVFSLLSALRTSIVPIGGYSQVGDGIWAELRENEDHITPCPKDTKDSRSICVRDQKKNDDEAASVVGLTECTSGGQTEHPGLEKQAATEASGHYSAAQLDIESWPDLPLPSTAFDRNYNDYNIASTYLDFNSASSLQKVTRSVSVQLDGESEVFGNENEEKSNNLLDCDWGNIGDFDDFDYLFSNTEALFGNEMIVNGSNFLVTSSDVVVGTVQSIPFPCIPLNKQPSSDCGSSSVLINCTPSKIAKQEIKGDVKKRQLKSQRKPDDGSKSKTSNNTSGFSQNQGHQQPDSLHSLSEPPVQHFQTRQYALLHDSKNMEQFQDAIQLAFPGYGYPAYPCPTIPAVSNIQAEGHQTNPKAACYQTSVDPLKQSSSTEKPQDMPSRALMMTPQEKIEKLRRRQQQHALRAIQQQQQQFCQEGSGRDTLVPRAYSRRNKNSDSLGSSGIIDENALEQTSACRKEIHKNSGIPDDPFIEEKIYYELKDALGKLDARTRLCI